The nucleotide sequence AATTAtctcatgtttttttttcttcagaGGTGAATGAGGACTCAGGGCAACGCCAAAACAAGCCCCGTAGGTAAGAATAAAAGCTTTGCTGATGTAAATTTACATCAAGAGATGGTGATTATTTGCTAGTTAGTCTGTTTTCTCTTCTATATTCTTTCAGGTACTCGGAGATGAATTTTGGCCAATGATGTGCATGTATGGTTAAATATGCTCTACTAACAGCCTAAGGTGAGAAAAAAACTGATGTTTATCGAAAACATCTATTTTATACTTCGTCTCTTTATTTTTATGGAATATCCATTTTTTCCTGCAGCTGTTTTACAATGCCCTCTGTGGTCTTTGCTTTGGCATCTAAGCTGACCTGGAGCACATTGGGCTGTTTAGTCTCCCTACATACCCTAGGTATATTATTGCTTTGTTGAGCACAGAATGATCTTAGTTGTACACATTTGTTGCTTTTTTACTTGATCATAAGTCTGCAACTGTTATCCTTTCTTAAGTTCTGCATATTGAATCTGTCATTTGGActccatgatttttttttaaatatccctTGGAGCATAATACCTGCCAAAATGATCTTTCTCCAAGTTGTCATTTGTCTAAATGCATTCAGTGTTTATCTTCATTTTGTTTGCAAAATGCTTCACCTCCCACTTTGAATAGGAATCTTTAAAATATGAATCTATGAGAAAATATGTTTTTACAAAGAAAGATAAAtcataaaacttaaattttagcaAGCATTTTGCAAAGTAAAGAAAACATATTGTGTATTTTGGCAAATTGTGAAGctagaaaatatttccaaaaagggACCGACTTAGATAAATCTGCCTGCGTCAGTAGGAAATTTTTGCCAAACTGAAGCACTGGGGTGGTCCCTTTTGCTAACAAACTGTCTGGTCTTCTGATTTTTCGCATCGACTATTATAGAATTCTTTATAGAATTCTAACTTTCTGACATCTTTGCATTCTGCAGCTGTTTAACACCTGCTCTTGCTGTAATCTTGTGAGATCACCATTTTGCAGCATGACTGGTGGTGTGGCCAATGGTAAGAAATTTAAGTTACTCTCAATGTTCTGATTATTCTTGGTATCTGAATCTGAACAGTTAAACTGTGGAATTTCTCTGATATGCAGATACTATAACAGCAGTTGGAGAGTGGTTAAACCTTCTCTAATCATAAGATATTTCGAGTGAGGTACTTTTTAGAGATATGAAGAATCTTCAAGAGTTGTCAATAGTGATGTCTCGACTTTGCGATGAGTTGTTGGTTTGTGAAACAAGAACCAATTGATGTTTGAATTTGTAACCTATGTTTCTGCGTTAATTTGACTGGAGTTAATTATATCATGACTGTGTTGCTCGTGTTATAAACCTTGCTTCTTTTCTCAGTTAATCTCAACATCAATGTTAGAGTGGCCTgtgtttgttttttctttttatatccgACTCTTTATTGTGTAAAATCTACGGGTCAAGTTGAAATCAGGCAATCAAACTGGACTTGATTTTCAAATCCGatcaaattcaaaatataaatttaCGGAGCATTTTGTTacatatttttatgttaaaagttgaatttgtaaattaattttctttacaagatgataaatatcatataattttttctatttatttgatttgaTGTGATCTCCTCGTGACGGCCTTATGTTGGGCCAGGCCGAGGCGTCATCTTGGGCCTATTTAGGCCTAACCAAAGTATCAGCGTCTATCAATTGCCGCTCGCTTTCATTCATCGATCGAGCACTCCAATCCACACATCATCCATACGCAGAGAGCTCAGTTCGCTTCGATCAAACTCGAAATTTGAGGTCCGTAAtgactctccttctcttcctccccaGTCCACTAGAACATAGCAGTGGCCAGCAATCTTACTCGCGCCTCCTCTTTTCCCATTGCACCGCCGAGCGCCGAGGAAGACGAAGGATGCAGCTCCTTCAAAGTGGACTTGCAATGACAAGACTTTGTTCTCTCTCCGATGGAGGTACTCCCACCCCTCCTaccttctgttttcttcttcttgatgCGAATTTTTGTTCGTTCTTGCCTGTTTCCTTTTCTTGTATCAGGCACTTCCCCCTTTAAACCTCGACGGTTTTCCTCCGCTCCCACCCGTCTCGCAACTCAGTTCTCGACCACTCGACGCCTCGGACACTCACCTGCCTCGAGAAGGAGGCTCGGCTCCGATTTGATCCTGACAAGAGCTGCTTCAGTTGAAGGTGTTCTCTCTTTTTTCCACTTCATTATCAAAGGCGCTTCTTGGCCCCCCCCCAACACTTTTCCCCCATTGTCCTGCAGCCGGGGCATCAGTTGAATCAGTGGATGTGGCAAAGCATCAAGTTTTAACGGCCTTGTCCCAAATTATGGACCCTGATTTCGGCACGGACATCGTGTCGTGTGGTTTTGTGAAAGATTTACTCATTAATGAAGCCTTAGAAGAGGTACTTAATTCTGCGCATAGTCTTTGCTTGCTTCATGCGATGTCCGTTAATCGATCAAATTTTCAGGTTTCGTTTCGGTTGGAGCTGACTACTCCTGCGTGTCCTATCAAAGACATGGTACGTGGAATTGctagataattttataatttttctctGTCGTTGAAATTCGACGAAACGTTTCAGCAGCATGCGCCATGGGCATGGGTCTCTACTGAATTCTTCCATTAGTTTTCTAATTTAGAGCTCAGCCTTACATTGCATTCAAAACAGTTCGCTCTTTGACAAATTACTTGTCCTTGTATAGTCATAATCTATTGTCTTTAAAAATgagttttttatattttcttgtgTGAATAAATATGAGAAAAAGTTAAAAGggtgccctttttttttttttaatgacatcctattttgattttttattaaaagagCGCTCTACCCCTATGTACAATTATTCAATTACCCTCCACTCCATAGTAGCAACTTATTCTCATTATTATCTATCTAATTTTTTTCCAGCCTAAATcagcatgttgtagcagctacgaaaccATAGCTGCTAAAATTTAGTTGTCACAtacagttgtagcagctacgattccatagctgctataacatggaaaaaaaataatttaagactAAATTCTTTGGAGCCTCCAAAAAGAATTTAAATGACATTTTTTGAGCCTGAAACCGGGTCGTTATGTGTTCCACCCCATAATCAATTgtagatctctgaacgagctttgatttgatatattgtacgtCTTATGGTTCaacctgagtcaaaagttatggtctctcaAAATTTAGGGTTTAGCATTCATATTGCAGCAACTATGAAGTTGCAACAGTTGTATCAGTTATGATTTCATAGTTGTTAACTATACAATTGTAGTAACTACGGTTATAACTTTTAACTCGGGCGGAACCACGaaacacacaatatatcaaatcaaagcagaGATCTATAACTAGTTATGGGTGGAACTCGTAACGGCCTGATTTCATGCTAAAAAAAACGTCGTTTAATTCCTTTTTGGAGACTTCAAACAATTTTagtcttaaaaaaaaatcatgttgtagcagctacggtttagtagctgctacaacacaccTGATTTAGGCGGTAGATGGGATAATAATGAGAACAATACTGGAGGATGGTCGTGCTATTTTACAGGGGTGGGCCACCCTTTTGGTAAAAAATAACATAGAGCGCCTCGATGAATTAGTAAAAAGGGGGCGGTCTTTTGACTTTTGCCCTATAAGTATTGCTTGCCAGTATGTCATAGATTATGCACAATTGTTGTAGAAGCATTTTCATGGAAGCCTTGAACCTTCATCCCTCAAAAACTTTTGATGAAAGTGGTTCTCTAAACAGAAACATATTCATGGAAGCCTTGAACCTCCATCCCTCAAAAACTTTTGATGAAAGTGGTTCTCTAAACGGAAACCTTAGCTACCATATCCTAAGGACTTTATCAATTGCCCTAGCTGGCACCTTTGATTGTGCACAATTTAACGAAAATGAAAAGAGATACTATACTAATGTTATCCACTGTAATACTACAGGAAATGTCTTGAAGTTGGTATTCTTATATATTTTGTACCTTTTTCATTAGTTTTAATTTACATTGTTGAATTTTTTTTGAAGAACAAATTTACATGTTGTCTTAATGTGATATGTTTAACAACTAGCTGTAGCTTGTCCTCTAGGAAATCATTCTCATAGAGTTGTTCTTAATGTGATATTATCTGATATTTCAGTTTGAACAAAGGGCAAATGAAGTTGTTGGAGCACTTCCTTGGGTTAAAAAGGTGACAGTGACAATGTCAGCACAACCGGCTAAACCAGTTTTTGCCGGAGAGCTGCCCAAGGGATTACAAAGAATATCAAATATTGTAGCTGTCTCAAGTTGCAAGGCAAACATTTCAAAACCTGGTTACTCTGTGTAGGATCAGGCTACAACATATTTGTTTGTTTGGACACCAATCTGAATGGAAAACTTTATTCTTACATGATAaaggggatttttttttttaaattttttgtctCACTCTAGGCATATTCTTAACTGTCTTTGACATTAGAGCTTAAAAATGCAGGGAGGTGTTGGAAAGAGTACAGTTGCTGTAAACCTTGCTTACACATTGGCCGGAATGGGAGCCAGAGTTGGCATCTTTGATGCTGATGTATATGGGCCAAGTTTGCCAACTATGGTTTCACCTGAGAACCGGTTATTAGAAATGGTACATGTCATCTGGTTGTAAGACTTGTatgaatttagaaaaataaactaATGATCATGAAACAGCTGTATTTTATAGAACCCTGAAACAAGAACCATACTTCCAACTGAGTTCCTGGGTGTTAAGTTGATTTCTTTTGGTTTTGCTGGACAAGGACGTGCAATAATGCGTGGTCCAATGGTTTCAGGAGTCATCGACCAGCTACTCACTACTGCTGAGTGGTATGTAAACTATTCTATTGAAGATAATTTTACTAAATCTACTAGATCCTTAACTACACAAAGTGAGTGTTTGCACAAAACAGGGGAGAATTAGACTATCTTGTAATCGATATGCCCCCTGGAACTGGTGATATTCAGCTCACCTTATGCCAGGTATTGTTTAACATTATTGTGTACGAAATATTAATTAATCTGATCCGTTTTTGCCcataataacacaataagaatAAGTCTTATTCATTCATTTATGTAACTAAATTGAATTTTCTCAGGTTGCTCCATTGACAGCTGCTGTAATTGTTACCACACCTCAGAAATTGGCATTCATTGATGTTGCTAAAGGAGTTCGAATGTTTTCAAAACTCAAGGTGATTTATTATGCATCACTACCACAATTTGTACTGAGAGAATCATCCCTTCCAGATTCAATTTTGGTAGTCACCCAACTTCCAAGTGTTGAAAATACACAAATGTTTGCTTTCTCAAGGTTCCATGCATAGCGGTGGTTGAAAACATGTGCTACTTTGATGCTGATAACAAGCGATATTACCCCTTTGGTCGGGGCTCTGGTTCTCAGGTATGTGACTTAAGTACCAAATTACCATGCTCAGTCTTCTTTTTGTTCTCTGTTTGGTGATACAAAACTACATGCTACGTTTTGTCTATTGTGTCTGCTACCTGCAGGTTGTTCAGCAGTTTGGGATTCCACATCTGTTTGATCTTCCAATTAGGCCCACTGTATGTACTACATTTAAAACCCAATGTTGTCAAATTTTCCTTCACTCgttttagtactacaatttatatGGTTAAGGAAAGCATTGCTTATGGTCCTAAAATTCTTTGCAACCTGTTTATTGTATGACGATTGCTAATCTGGATACATGTTTTCTTTTCTTGGACTTAATATGAAATCAGTATGAGAGTGGCAAAATGCATAAAAATCGACAATGGCGTAATGTATATGTTAACTACTTGGCGTGCATAATGCCTTTGAAAATATTAATATGATTTGGAAACTCTAAATCATCAGTTGGAACATAAAATGCTGCAGACACATTTCCAATGCATTTGCACAGAAAATTGATTGCTAAAATATGAAGAGTTATATGGCTACTTCCATTCTGCtacaattttttaa is from Zingiber officinale cultivar Zhangliang chromosome 7B, Zo_v1.1, whole genome shotgun sequence and encodes:
- the LOC122005492 gene encoding fe-S cluster assembly factor HCF101, chloroplastic-like translates to MTLLLFLPSPLEHSSGQQSYSRLLFSHCTAERRGRRRMQLLQSGLAMTRLCSLSDGGTSPFKPRRFSSAPTRLATQFSTTRRLGHSPASRRRLGSDLILTRAASVEAGASVESVDVAKHQVLTALSQIMDPDFGTDIVSCGFVKDLLINEALEEVSFRLELTTPACPIKDMFEQRANEVVGALPWVKKVTVTMSAQPAKPVFAGELPKGLQRISNIVAVSSCKGGVGKSTVAVNLAYTLAGMGARVGIFDADVYGPSLPTMVSPENRLLEMNPETRTILPTEFLGVKLISFGFAGQGRAIMRGPMVSGVIDQLLTTAEWGELDYLVIDMPPGTGDIQLTLCQVAPLTAAVIVTTPQKLAFIDVAKGVRMFSKLKVPCIAVVENMCYFDADNKRYYPFGRGSGSQVVQQFGIPHLFDLPIRPTLSASGDSGTPEVVADPQGEVARTFQDLGVCVVQQCAKIRQQVSTAVSYDRSIRAIRVKVPDSDDEFLLHPATVRRNDRSAQSVDEWTGEQKLQYGDVPEDIEPEDIRPMGNYAVSITWPDGFSQIAPYDQLETMERLIDVPQPTVAKV